The following are from one region of the Knoellia sp. p5-6-4 genome:
- the uvrC gene encoding excinuclease ABC subunit UvrC, whose amino-acid sequence MADPSTYRPAPGEIPVDPGVYRFRDRDGRVIYVGKAKSLRPRLSSYFQDLSALHPRTATMVTTAASVEWTVVSTEVEALQLEYSWIKEFDPRFNVKYRDDKSYPYLAVTLGEQFPRAQVLRGAKRKGTRYFGPYAHAWAIRETLDLMLRVFPMRTCSSGVFKRAGQVGRPCLLGYIDKCSAPCVGRVSPEEHRAIAEDFCDFMAGNTTKFVKRLERRMQEASAALEFEQAARLRDDIGALNKALEKSAVVLGDGTDADVFALADDELEAAVQVFHVRGGRVRGQRGWVAEKDAESVPEIVEHLLQQVYGGESGEGVPREVLVPVLPPDLEAVVEWLTGLRGSQVQLRVPQRGDKRTLMETVRRNAEQSLARHKLARAGDLTARSQALQELQETLDLREAPLRIECFDVSHVQGTQVVASMVVFEDGLARKSEYRRFIVRGATEGGTVDDTAAMHEVLTRRFQRYLEDRDQASDIELGPDRDNGEPSGGVGERVDPDTGRPRRFAYPPNLVVVDGGLPQVNAARAALDALGVDDVAVVGLAKRLEEVWVPGQDFPVILPRTSEGLYLLQRVRDEAHRFAITLHRQRRSKAMTTSALDGIPGLGEAKRKALLRHFGSVKKIRAASVEDLQAVSGIGPALAGTIAAQLSQTSPAAPAVNLMTGEVMDDDEEQPSA is encoded by the coding sequence GTGGCTGACCCGTCGACCTACCGCCCCGCCCCGGGCGAGATCCCCGTCGACCCGGGTGTCTACCGGTTCCGGGACCGCGACGGCCGCGTCATCTACGTCGGCAAGGCCAAGTCGCTGCGGCCGCGCCTGTCGTCGTACTTCCAGGACCTCAGTGCGCTGCACCCCCGCACCGCGACGATGGTCACCACGGCCGCCAGCGTCGAGTGGACGGTGGTCTCGACCGAGGTCGAGGCGCTGCAGCTCGAGTACTCCTGGATCAAGGAGTTCGACCCGCGGTTCAACGTCAAGTACCGCGACGACAAGTCCTACCCCTACCTCGCCGTCACCCTGGGCGAGCAGTTCCCGCGCGCCCAGGTCCTGCGCGGCGCCAAGCGCAAGGGCACCCGCTACTTCGGCCCGTACGCCCACGCCTGGGCGATCCGGGAGACCCTCGACCTGATGCTGCGCGTCTTCCCGATGCGCACCTGCTCGTCCGGGGTGTTCAAGCGGGCCGGCCAGGTGGGCCGGCCCTGCCTGCTGGGGTACATCGACAAGTGCTCGGCACCGTGCGTCGGTCGGGTCAGCCCCGAGGAGCACCGCGCCATCGCCGAGGACTTCTGCGACTTCATGGCCGGGAACACCACCAAGTTCGTCAAGCGGCTCGAGCGCCGGATGCAGGAGGCCTCGGCGGCACTGGAGTTCGAGCAGGCGGCGCGGCTGCGTGACGACATCGGAGCGCTCAACAAGGCCCTCGAGAAGTCGGCGGTGGTGCTGGGCGACGGCACCGACGCCGACGTCTTCGCCCTCGCCGACGACGAGCTCGAGGCGGCGGTGCAGGTGTTCCACGTGCGTGGCGGCCGGGTGCGCGGCCAGCGCGGCTGGGTGGCCGAGAAGGACGCCGAGTCGGTGCCCGAGATCGTCGAGCACCTGCTGCAGCAGGTCTACGGCGGCGAGTCGGGGGAGGGGGTGCCCCGCGAGGTGCTCGTGCCGGTGCTCCCGCCCGACCTCGAGGCCGTCGTGGAGTGGCTGACGGGCCTGCGGGGCTCCCAGGTGCAGCTGCGGGTGCCGCAGCGGGGCGACAAACGCACCCTGATGGAGACGGTCAGGCGCAACGCCGAGCAGTCGCTCGCGCGCCACAAGCTCGCGCGGGCCGGTGACCTGACTGCCCGCAGCCAGGCGCTCCAGGAGCTCCAGGAGACGCTCGACCTGCGCGAGGCGCCGTTGCGCATCGAGTGCTTCGACGTCAGCCACGTGCAGGGCACCCAGGTGGTGGCCTCCATGGTCGTCTTCGAGGACGGCCTGGCCCGCAAGTCCGAGTACCGCCGGTTCATCGTCCGCGGTGCCACCGAGGGCGGGACGGTCGACGACACCGCGGCCATGCACGAGGTGCTGACCCGCCGGTTCCAGCGCTACCTCGAGGACCGCGACCAGGCGTCTGACATCGAGCTGGGCCCGGACCGCGACAACGGCGAGCCCTCCGGCGGGGTGGGGGAGCGGGTCGACCCCGACACCGGGCGACCGCGGCGCTTCGCCTACCCACCCAACCTCGTGGTGGTCGACGGCGGCCTGCCGCAGGTGAACGCGGCCCGCGCGGCCCTCGACGCCCTCGGCGTCGACGACGTCGCGGTCGTGGGACTGGCCAAGCGGCTGGAGGAGGTCTGGGTTCCCGGCCAGGACTTCCCGGTCATCCTGCCGCGCACGAGCGAGGGGCTCTACCTGCTCCAGCGGGTGCGCGACGAGGCGCACCGCTTCGCCATCACGCTCCACCGCCAGCGCCGGTCCAAGGCCATGACCACGAGCGCGCTCGACGGCATACCCGGCCTGGGTGAGGCCAAGCGCAAGGCGCTGCTGCGGCACTTCGGCTCGGTGAAGAAGATCCGGGCCGCCAGCGTGGAGGATCTCCAGGCCGTTTCCGGCATCGGACCTGCGCTGGCGGGCACCATTGCGGCACAGTTGTCCCAAACATCCCCCGCCGCGCCCGCGGTGAACCTCATGACCGGCGAGGTCATGGACGACGACGAGGAGCAGCCGAGTGCCTGA
- a CDS encoding Rieske (2Fe-2S) protein, which produces MSPDNQTEAGAAACCSRRAVLLSAGVAGGAVALTACGAAEDIASDAASSAGAAASSAIKDAISKATIPVGGGKVLADQKVVITQPTEGDFKAFTAVCTHKGCTVANVSDGTINCGCHGSKFDIATGEVKQGPAEKALPRKTVSVTGDGITVS; this is translated from the coding sequence ATGAGTCCAGACAACCAGACCGAGGCGGGGGCCGCCGCCTGCTGCAGCCGCCGAGCCGTGCTGCTGTCCGCGGGCGTCGCGGGCGGCGCCGTCGCTCTGACCGCCTGCGGTGCCGCGGAGGACATCGCCAGCGACGCCGCGTCGAGCGCCGGGGCGGCCGCGTCCAGCGCCATCAAGGACGCCATCTCCAAGGCCACGATCCCGGTTGGCGGCGGGAAGGTGCTGGCCGACCAGAAGGTCGTCATCACCCAGCCGACCGAAGGGGACTTCAAGGCGTTCACCGCGGTCTGCACGCACAAGGGCTGCACCGTCGCCAACGTCTCGGACGGCACCATCAACTGCGGCTGCCACGGCAGCAAGTTCGACATCGCGACGGGAGAGGTCAAGCAGGGCCCGGCCGAGAAGGCCCTTCCCCGCAAGACCGTGTCGGTGACCGGGGACGGCATCACCGTTTCCTGA
- a CDS encoding branched-chain amino acid ABC transporter substrate-binding protein — protein sequence MRSLIKIGAPVVAAAFALSACGGTTTSSDNAAGGDKACDLKIGFFGALTGDAANLGINIKNGADLAVKQYNEKNADCKVQLVTFDSQGDPSVAPGLAQKAVTDKKLVGIVGPAFSGESKAANPIFDKAGLNIITASATNPALSENGWKTFHRILGNDATQGPAAAKYIKEILKAEKAFVIDDSSEYGKGLADIVRKDLGGQVAGNDAVQQKQTDFSGTVTKVTASKAPAVFFGGYYAEAALLVKQLRSAGYKGTFVAADGVKDDGFIKAAGSASEGAIVTCPCLPPDKAAEFSTAFEKAYGSPPATYSAEAYDAANVFLAAIAEGKTASEDMTAFIKSYDKAGVTKQVKFDEKGEPAEISVWAYKVEGGKIVPDQEVK from the coding sequence TTGCGTTCCCTGATCAAGATTGGCGCGCCCGTCGTGGCCGCCGCATTCGCGCTGAGTGCCTGTGGTGGAACCACGACCTCCAGCGACAACGCTGCTGGTGGCGACAAGGCGTGTGACCTCAAGATCGGTTTCTTCGGCGCCCTCACCGGCGACGCAGCCAACCTCGGTATCAACATCAAGAACGGCGCCGACCTCGCCGTCAAGCAGTACAACGAGAAGAACGCGGACTGCAAGGTCCAGCTCGTGACCTTCGACAGCCAGGGCGACCCCTCGGTCGCGCCGGGCCTGGCGCAGAAGGCCGTCACCGACAAGAAGCTCGTGGGCATCGTCGGCCCGGCCTTCTCCGGCGAGTCCAAGGCTGCCAACCCGATCTTCGACAAGGCGGGCCTGAACATCATCACCGCCTCCGCGACCAACCCGGCGCTGTCCGAGAACGGCTGGAAGACCTTCCACCGCATCCTCGGCAACGACGCCACCCAGGGCCCGGCCGCCGCGAAGTACATCAAGGAAATCCTGAAGGCCGAGAAGGCGTTCGTCATCGACGACTCCTCGGAGTACGGCAAGGGCCTCGCCGACATCGTCCGCAAGGACCTTGGTGGCCAGGTGGCCGGCAACGACGCCGTGCAGCAGAAGCAGACGGACTTCTCCGGCACCGTCACCAAGGTGACCGCGTCGAAGGCGCCCGCCGTCTTCTTCGGCGGCTACTACGCCGAGGCCGCGCTGCTGGTCAAGCAGCTGCGCTCCGCCGGCTACAAGGGCACCTTCGTGGCCGCTGACGGCGTCAAGGACGACGGTTTCATCAAGGCCGCCGGCAGCGCTTCCGAGGGCGCGATCGTCACCTGCCCGTGCCTGCCCCCGGACAAGGCCGCCGAGTTCTCCACGGCCTTCGAGAAGGCCTACGGCTCCCCGCCCGCGACCTACTCCGCCGAGGCCTACGACGCGGCGAACGTCTTCCTCGCCGCGATCGCCGAGGGCAAGACCGCGTCCGAGGACATGACCGCCTTCATCAAGTCCTACGACAAGGCGGGCGTGACCAAGCAGGTCAAGTTCGACGAGAAGGGCGAGCCGGCCGAGATCTCCGTCTGGGCCTACAAGGTCGAGGGCGGCAAGATCGTTCCGGACCAGGAAGTCAAGTAG
- a CDS encoding branched-chain amino acid ABC transporter permease, with product MDLLANQFWALTITGLAIGAVYALVALGYTLVYGVLRLINFAHSEVFMWGSFAAVWVLMAVGATNASGLGVVGLLVLGFAAAMAVSGLIAVGLEFFAYRPLRKRNSPPLIALISAIGASFVLSEAMGLRDKPFSALGIEGLQEYVGRPRENLPLPRIVDTDPVFPVFNYNVTNVDILVIVSALIMMVVLDQFMRRSRLGRGIRAVAQDPESAALMGVNRDRVIRITFLIGGIMAGGAAMLYLLKIGVTRYNAGFILGVKAFTAAVLGGIGNLRGALLGGFILGVAENYGSAIFGTEWKDVVAFVLLVVILLFRPTGLLGESLGKARA from the coding sequence ATGGATCTGCTGGCCAACCAGTTCTGGGCGCTGACGATCACCGGTCTGGCCATCGGTGCTGTGTACGCCCTGGTCGCCCTCGGCTACACCCTCGTCTACGGCGTGCTGCGCCTCATCAACTTCGCCCACTCCGAGGTCTTCATGTGGGGCAGCTTCGCTGCCGTGTGGGTCCTCATGGCTGTGGGCGCCACGAACGCCTCCGGCCTGGGCGTCGTGGGCCTACTCGTGCTCGGCTTCGCCGCCGCCATGGCGGTCTCGGGCCTCATCGCGGTCGGGCTCGAGTTCTTCGCCTACCGGCCCCTGCGCAAACGCAACTCCCCACCCCTGATCGCCCTCATCTCCGCGATCGGCGCCTCGTTCGTGCTCTCGGAGGCCATGGGCCTTCGCGACAAGCCGTTCTCGGCGCTGGGCATCGAGGGCCTGCAGGAGTACGTCGGTCGCCCGCGCGAGAACCTGCCCCTGCCGCGGATCGTCGACACCGACCCCGTCTTCCCGGTCTTCAACTACAACGTGACGAACGTCGACATCCTCGTGATCGTCTCCGCGCTCATCATGATGGTCGTGCTCGACCAGTTCATGCGGCGCTCGCGCCTCGGCCGCGGCATCCGCGCGGTGGCGCAGGACCCCGAGTCCGCCGCCCTGATGGGTGTCAACCGTGACCGCGTCATCCGCATCACGTTCCTCATCGGCGGCATCATGGCCGGCGGCGCCGCGATGCTGTACCTCCTCAAGATCGGGGTGACCCGCTACAACGCCGGCTTCATCCTCGGTGTGAAGGCGTTCACCGCCGCCGTGCTCGGCGGCATCGGCAACCTGCGTGGCGCCCTGCTCGGCGGCTTCATCCTCGGTGTCGCGGAGAACTACGGGTCCGCGATCTTCGGCACCGAGTGGAAGGACGTCGTCGCCTTCGTCCTCCTCGTCGTCATCCTGCTGTTCCGGCCCACCGGCCTGCTCGGTGAGTCCCTCGGGAAGGCCCGCGCATGA
- a CDS encoding branched-chain amino acid ABC transporter permease: MNAVRNFFHSIRVRLGKLPKWAQIVLWVLLVLLVYLLPIINPPLITTTDSDFASVLFSCAMYSLVAIGLNIVIGYAGLLDLGYVGFFAVGAFTVGVLTSAHGTVSLLLAFPVAMAVTLISGVLLGAPTLRVRGDYLAIVTLGFGEIIRLVLLNTEWLGGASGIANIPSPPSWAIFEIPHITWQGLTAFVDLETTTTFLEFSVVDAVPFYWLALTLVLVVLFLDWLMQNSRVGRAWEATREDEDAAELMGVPTFRFKLLAFATGAAIGGLSGALFATRQGFINPDNFSIIYSVLFVAMVVVGGQGNRWGVVAAAVLLIWLPEKFRFLADGRYLLFGLALMALAIFRPQGLLPPKRSVRAKQAEEEEAEILEEGHAHA; encoded by the coding sequence ATGAACGCCGTCCGCAACTTCTTCCACTCGATCCGCGTCCGGCTCGGCAAGCTGCCCAAGTGGGCCCAGATCGTCCTCTGGGTACTCCTGGTCCTGCTGGTCTACCTGCTGCCGATCATCAACCCGCCGCTCATCACCACGACCGACTCCGACTTCGCCTCCGTGCTCTTCTCGTGCGCGATGTACTCGCTCGTGGCCATCGGCCTCAACATCGTCATCGGCTACGCCGGCCTGCTCGACCTCGGCTACGTCGGCTTCTTCGCCGTCGGTGCGTTCACGGTCGGCGTGCTGACCTCGGCCCACGGCACGGTGTCGCTGCTGCTCGCCTTCCCCGTCGCGATGGCGGTCACGCTGATCTCCGGCGTGCTGCTCGGCGCCCCCACCCTCCGGGTGCGCGGTGACTACCTGGCCATCGTGACTCTCGGCTTCGGCGAGATCATCCGCCTCGTGCTGCTCAACACCGAGTGGCTCGGTGGCGCGTCCGGCATCGCCAACATCCCCTCGCCGCCGAGCTGGGCGATCTTCGAGATCCCGCACATCACCTGGCAGGGCTTGACGGCCTTCGTCGACCTCGAGACCACGACCACGTTCCTCGAGTTCAGCGTCGTCGACGCGGTGCCGTTCTACTGGCTCGCTCTGACCCTCGTGCTCGTCGTGCTCTTCCTCGACTGGCTCATGCAGAACTCCCGCGTGGGTCGTGCCTGGGAGGCCACCCGCGAGGACGAGGACGCCGCCGAGCTCATGGGCGTGCCGACGTTCCGGTTCAAGCTGCTGGCGTTCGCCACCGGCGCGGCCATCGGCGGCCTGTCGGGCGCTCTCTTCGCCACCCGGCAGGGCTTCATCAACCCTGACAACTTCTCGATCATCTACTCGGTGCTCTTCGTCGCCATGGTCGTCGTCGGTGGTCAGGGCAACCGCTGGGGCGTCGTCGCGGCGGCCGTGCTGCTCATCTGGCTGCCCGAGAAGTTCCGCTTCCTCGCGGACGGCCGCTACCTGCTGTTCGGCCTCGCCCTGATGGCGCTGGCCATCTTCCGCCCCCAGGGCCTGCTGCCACCCAAGCGCAGCGTCCGGGCGAAGCAGGCCGAGGAAGAGGAAGCCGAGATCCTGGAGGAGGGACACGCCCATGCCTGA
- a CDS encoding ABC transporter ATP-binding protein: protein MLEVDDVTLRFGGVTALDGVSFHINTGEILGLIGPNGAGKTTCFNVMTGVYQPTSGGVRFMSEPLGRRKKFQITKLGIARTFQNIRLFHNMTALENVLVGADAHHSTGIGSALLRLPKHRAEEAEGMERAQELLKFMGLERRADELARNLPYGDQRRLEIARALATNPKLLCLDEPAAGFNPAEKVKLMELIQTIRDQGYTVLLIEHDMKLVMGVTDRIVVLEFGKKIAEGLPAEIRDNPAVIAAYLGVDESAS from the coding sequence ATGCTCGAGGTCGACGACGTCACCCTCCGCTTCGGTGGCGTCACCGCCCTCGACGGCGTCTCGTTCCACATCAACACCGGTGAGATCCTCGGCCTGATCGGCCCGAACGGTGCCGGCAAGACCACCTGCTTCAACGTCATGACCGGCGTGTACCAGCCCACGTCGGGCGGGGTGCGCTTCATGAGCGAGCCGCTGGGCAGGCGCAAGAAGTTCCAGATCACCAAGCTGGGCATCGCGCGCACGTTCCAGAACATCCGCCTGTTCCACAACATGACGGCCCTGGAGAACGTGCTCGTCGGCGCCGACGCGCACCACTCCACCGGCATCGGGTCCGCGCTGCTGCGGCTGCCGAAGCACCGGGCCGAGGAGGCCGAGGGCATGGAGCGCGCCCAGGAGCTGCTCAAGTTCATGGGCCTGGAGCGACGGGCCGACGAGCTGGCCCGCAACCTGCCCTACGGCGACCAGCGGCGGCTCGAGATCGCCCGGGCGCTCGCCACGAACCCCAAGCTCCTCTGCCTCGACGAGCCCGCGGCCGGCTTCAACCCGGCGGAGAAGGTCAAGCTCATGGAGCTGATCCAGACCATCCGCGACCAGGGCTACACCGTGCTGCTCATCGAGCACGACATGAAGCTGGTCATGGGCGTCACCGACCGGATCGTCGTGCTGGAGTTCGGCAAGAAGATCGCCGAGGGCCTGCCAGCCGAGATCCGTGACAACCCTGCCGTGATCGCGGCCTACCTGGGAGTTGATGAGAGTGCTTCTTGA
- a CDS encoding ABC transporter ATP-binding protein, which produces MRVLLEVDDLCVNYGRIEAIRNISFTVDEGEIVTLIGANGAGKTTTMKTVSGLRPVRLGSIRFQGKDITNMPAHERPVLGIAQSPEGRGCFVGMTVTENLDMGAYARKDRKTPKINEDRDRVFGLFPRLAERRSQVAGTMSGGEQQMLAIGRALMANPKLLLLDEPSMGLAPKLIQQIFDIITEINEQGTTVLLVEQNAAQALKRAHRAYILETGEIVREGTGAELAADPAVKAAYLGGDA; this is translated from the coding sequence ATGAGAGTGCTTCTTGAGGTTGACGACCTCTGCGTCAACTACGGACGCATCGAGGCCATCCGCAACATCTCGTTCACGGTCGACGAGGGCGAGATCGTCACGCTGATCGGCGCCAACGGCGCCGGCAAGACGACCACGATGAAGACGGTGTCGGGCCTGCGCCCGGTGCGGCTGGGGTCGATCCGCTTCCAGGGCAAGGACATCACGAACATGCCCGCCCACGAGCGGCCCGTGCTCGGGATCGCCCAGTCCCCCGAGGGTCGCGGCTGCTTCGTCGGCATGACGGTCACCGAGAACCTCGACATGGGGGCCTACGCCCGCAAGGACCGCAAGACGCCGAAGATCAACGAGGACCGCGACCGCGTCTTCGGGCTCTTCCCGCGCCTGGCGGAGCGGCGCTCCCAGGTGGCCGGCACCATGTCCGGCGGCGAGCAGCAGATGCTGGCGATCGGGAGGGCCCTCATGGCCAACCCGAAGCTGCTGCTGCTCGACGAGCCGTCGATGGGCCTCGCGCCCAAGCTCATCCAGCAGATCTTCGACATCATCACGGAGATCAACGAGCAGGGCACCACCGTGCTGCTCGTCGAGCAGAACGCCGCCCAGGCGCTCAAGCGGGCCCACCGCGCCTACATCCTCGAGACGGGCGAGATCGTCCGCGAGGGCACCGGCGCCGAGCTGGCCGCCGACCCGGCCGTGAAGGCGGCCTACCTCGGCGGCGACGCCTGA
- the uvrA gene encoding excinuclease ABC subunit UvrA, with translation MNRVTAVPTSRPSDAPRPQHDHLVVRGAREHNLKDISVELPRDSLVVFTGLSGSGKSSLAFDTIFAEGQRRYVESLSAYARQFLGQMDKPDVDFIEGLSPAVSIDQKSTNRNPRSTVGTITEVYDYLRLLFARAGRPHCPVCGEAITRQTPQQIVDRLLELPERTRFQVLAPVVRARKGEYVDLFAELQSKGFSRARVDGEVVSLTEPPKLEKQVKHTIDVVVDRLVAKGGDAGAKRRLTDSVETALGLAGGLMVVEFVDRDADDPERERRFSEKMACPNDHSLSMDEVEPRSFSFNSPFGACPKCTGLGTELEVDPELLVPDEDLSIAQGAIAPWAQGSGSADYFQRVIGALAKDLKFSMDAPWHSLPKRAKDALLYGQNYKVHVRYKNRFGRERSYTTGFEGVVPFVKRRHSETDSEWSRERYEGFMREIPCPECNGTRLKPESLAVLVGGRSIADVCALQIADSAKFLAEVDFTPRERQIAERVIKEIHARLGFLLDVGLDYLSLDRPAGTLSGGEAQRIRLATQIGSGLVGVLYVLDEPSIGLHQRDNHRLIETLTRLRDLGNTLIVVEHDEDTIATADWVVDIGPGAGEHGGQVVHSGPVKGLLEHPDSMTGKYLSGRLEIPTPPERRPQEKGREVTVVGAREHNLTGVDVSFPLGNLVAVTGVSGSGKSTLVNDILYTVLANKLNGARQVPGRHKTVTGLEHLDKVVHVDQSPIGRTPRSNPATYTGVFDNIRKLFAETTEAKIRGYLPGRFSFNVKGGRCEACSGDGTLKIEMNFLPDVYVPCEVCHGARYNRETLEVHFKGKTIADVLDMPIEEAADFFAAVPAIARHMKTLNDVGLGYVRLGQPAPTLSGGEAQRVKLASELQKRSTGRTVYVLDEPTTGLHFEDIRKLLHVLQGLVDKGNTVIVIEHNLDVIKNADWIVDMGPEGGSGGGRVIAEGTPEEVADVVESHTGRFLGPVLARSARTPDRPTGTGSAAKKTAAARATSTPTAKAKATTGTARKAATAKATGAAKKATAKRSTRKA, from the coding sequence ATGAACCGCGTGACTGCTGTGCCCACCTCCCGACCCTCCGACGCCCCGCGCCCGCAGCACGACCACCTGGTCGTGCGAGGCGCGCGTGAGCACAACCTCAAGGACATCTCCGTCGAGCTGCCCCGTGACAGCCTCGTCGTCTTCACCGGGCTCTCCGGGTCGGGGAAGTCCTCCCTGGCCTTCGACACGATCTTCGCCGAGGGCCAGCGCCGCTACGTGGAGTCGCTGTCGGCCTACGCGCGGCAGTTCCTGGGGCAGATGGACAAGCCGGACGTCGACTTCATCGAGGGCCTGTCGCCGGCGGTCTCGATCGACCAGAAGTCGACCAACCGCAACCCGCGCTCGACCGTGGGCACGATCACCGAGGTCTACGACTACCTCCGCCTGCTGTTCGCCCGCGCCGGGCGGCCACACTGCCCCGTCTGCGGGGAGGCCATCACCCGGCAGACGCCCCAGCAGATCGTCGACCGGCTGCTGGAGCTGCCGGAACGCACCCGCTTCCAGGTGCTGGCCCCGGTGGTCCGTGCCCGCAAGGGGGAGTACGTCGACCTGTTCGCCGAGCTCCAGAGCAAGGGGTTCTCGCGCGCCCGCGTCGACGGCGAGGTCGTGTCCCTGACCGAGCCACCCAAGCTCGAGAAGCAGGTCAAGCACACCATCGACGTCGTCGTCGACCGCCTCGTCGCCAAGGGCGGCGACGCGGGCGCCAAGCGGCGCCTGACCGACTCGGTCGAGACGGCCCTCGGCCTCGCGGGCGGCCTGATGGTCGTCGAGTTCGTCGACCGCGACGCCGACGACCCCGAGCGGGAGCGGCGCTTCTCCGAGAAGATGGCCTGCCCCAACGACCACTCGCTGTCGATGGACGAGGTCGAGCCGCGCTCGTTCTCCTTCAACTCCCCGTTCGGGGCCTGCCCCAAGTGCACCGGCCTGGGCACCGAGCTCGAGGTCGACCCCGAGCTGCTCGTGCCCGACGAGGACCTCTCCATCGCGCAGGGGGCCATCGCCCCCTGGGCACAGGGCAGCGGTTCGGCCGACTACTTCCAGAGGGTCATCGGCGCCCTCGCCAAGGACCTGAAGTTCTCGATGGACGCCCCGTGGCACTCGCTGCCCAAGCGCGCCAAGGACGCCCTGCTCTACGGGCAGAACTACAAGGTCCACGTCCGGTACAAGAACCGCTTCGGCCGGGAGCGGTCGTACACGACCGGGTTCGAGGGAGTCGTGCCCTTCGTGAAGCGTCGGCACTCCGAGACGGACTCCGAGTGGAGCCGGGAGCGCTACGAGGGCTTCATGCGCGAGATCCCGTGCCCGGAGTGCAACGGCACCCGCCTGAAGCCCGAGTCGCTCGCCGTGCTCGTGGGCGGGCGCAGCATCGCCGACGTCTGCGCGCTGCAGATCGCCGACAGCGCCAAGTTCCTGGCGGAGGTCGACTTCACGCCGCGGGAGCGACAGATCGCCGAGCGCGTGATCAAGGAGATCCACGCCCGCCTCGGCTTCCTGCTCGACGTCGGGCTCGACTACCTGTCCCTCGACCGGCCGGCCGGCACCCTCTCCGGCGGCGAGGCCCAGCGCATCCGCCTCGCGACCCAGATCGGCTCCGGCCTCGTCGGCGTCCTCTACGTGCTCGACGAACCCAGCATCGGGCTGCACCAGCGCGACAACCACCGGCTCATCGAGACGCTCACGCGCCTGCGCGACCTCGGCAACACCCTGATCGTCGTCGAGCACGACGAGGACACCATCGCCACCGCCGACTGGGTCGTCGACATCGGCCCGGGCGCCGGCGAGCACGGCGGCCAGGTGGTGCACTCCGGTCCGGTCAAGGGCCTGCTCGAGCACCCGGACTCGATGACGGGCAAGTACCTCTCGGGCCGGCTCGAGATCCCGACGCCGCCGGAGCGACGCCCGCAGGAGAAGGGCCGTGAGGTCACGGTGGTGGGTGCCCGCGAGCACAACCTCACCGGCGTCGACGTCAGCTTCCCGCTCGGCAACCTGGTCGCCGTGACGGGCGTCTCGGGCTCCGGCAAGTCCACGCTCGTCAACGACATCCTCTACACCGTGCTCGCCAACAAGCTCAACGGCGCCCGCCAGGTGCCCGGCCGGCACAAGACGGTGACGGGGCTGGAGCACCTCGACAAGGTCGTGCACGTCGACCAGAGCCCGATCGGCCGCACCCCGCGCTCGAACCCGGCGACCTACACCGGCGTGTTCGACAACATCCGCAAGCTGTTCGCCGAGACGACCGAGGCGAAGATCCGCGGCTACCTGCCGGGGCGCTTCTCCTTCAACGTCAAGGGTGGCCGCTGCGAGGCCTGCTCGGGTGACGGCACCCTGAAGATCGAGATGAACTTCCTGCCGGACGTCTACGTGCCCTGCGAGGTCTGCCACGGGGCGCGCTACAACCGCGAGACGCTCGAGGTGCACTTCAAGGGCAAGACGATCGCCGACGTGCTCGACATGCCCATCGAGGAGGCTGCCGATTTCTTCGCGGCGGTGCCCGCCATCGCGCGCCACATGAAGACCCTCAACGACGTCGGCCTCGGCTATGTGCGGCTCGGCCAGCCGGCCCCCACGCTCTCCGGTGGCGAGGCGCAGCGCGTCAAGCTCGCCAGCGAGCTGCAGAAGCGCTCCACCGGGCGCACCGTCTACGTGCTCGACGAGCCCACCACCGGCCTGCACTTCGAGGACATCCGCAAGCTGCTCCACGTCCTGCAGGGCCTGGTCGACAAGGGCAACACCGTCATCGTCATCGAGCACAACCTCGACGTGATCAAGAACGCCGACTGGATCGTGGACATGGGGCCCGAGGGCGGCAGCGGCGGCGGCCGGGTCATCGCCGAGGGCACGCCCGAGGAGGTCGCCGACGTCGTCGAGAGCCACACCGGCCGGTTCCTCGGCCCGGTGCTCGCCAGGAGCGCCCGCACCCCCGACCGCCCCACCGGCACCGGGTCGGCGGCCAAGAAGACCGCGGCGGCCCGCGCCACCAGCACACCCACGGCGAAGGCGAAGGCCACCACGGGCACGGCCAGGAAGGCGGCCACGGCCAAGGCCACCGGCGCAGCGAAGAAGGCCACCGCCAAGCGGTCGACGCGCAAGGCCTGA